From a single Oncorhynchus tshawytscha isolate Ot180627B linkage group LG33, Otsh_v2.0, whole genome shotgun sequence genomic region:
- the LOC112231404 gene encoding claudin-7-B: protein MANSGLQILGFALSLLGLIGLIVGTILPQWKMSAYVGDNIITAVSMYQGLWMSCAFQSTGQIQCKVYDSILQLDSALQATRALMIVGIIVTVAGLGVATMGMKCTNCGGDDKNKKSRIAMTGGIVLLIGSLCATIACSWYANNIIKEFYNPFAPVNSKYEFGSAIFIAWAGAFLDIIGGAMLAATCPKGKPKVKYPIASTRPTSSSKEYV from the exons ATGGCCAACTCGGGACTCCAGATTTTGGGGTTTGCCCTGTCGCTACTGGGTCTGATCGGGTTAATTGTCGGCACAATTCTTCCCCAGTGGAAAATGTCCGCCTATGTCGGGGACAACATCATCACAGCGGTGTCTATGTACCAGGGATTATGGATGTCTTGTGCATTTCAGAGTACCGGCCAGATCCAATGCAAAGTCTATGACTCAATTCTGCAACTTGACT CTGCACTCCAGGCAACGCGTGCCCTGATGATTGTGGGCATCATTGTGACCGTGGCTGGACTGGGTGTGGCCACCATGGGAATGAAGTGCACCAACTGTGGGGGAGATGACAAAAACAAGAAGTCTCGGATCGCCATGACCGGTGGCATCGTCCTGCTGATTGGAT CTCTGTGTGCAACTATCGCCTGCTCGTGGTATGCTAACAACATCATCAAGGAGTTCTACAACCCATTCGCCCCTGTTAACTCCAA GTATGAGTTTGGTTCAGCCATATTCATTGCCTGGGCTGGAGCATTCCTGGACATAATTGGTGGTGCCATGCTCGCAGCAACCTGCCCCAAGGGCAAACCTAAGGTCAAATACCCCATCGCCTCCACTCGTCCCACCAGCAGCAGCAAGGAGTACGTTTGA